TATTGTCGCGGGAAAGAAGCGGCAGATAGTTGACATCAGAAAACTCGACATAGGCACAATCCAGGAAAAGAACACCGTCGATCCGGTCGAGGATATATTCGATGTCCTCAATCGGGGTCACGGTCCCGGTGGGGTTGTTCGGCGTGCAGAGGAAGGAGATTTTCGCATCCTTCGCTTCACGGACGAACATATCCAGATCCACGGTGAAATCAGATTTCCGGGGAACATTCACTACTTCAGCAGACGCTGCTTTTGCCGCGAGGCCGTACATAGAGAATGTCGGTGTGGAAATGACGACTTTTTCACCCGGAGCTACCAGGGTCCGAATAGCAGTCTCGATGACGCCGTCCATACCAAGTCCTGACGTAACGACGGGAGCATCGCAGATATTCGCACGAAGGGCGGCATGATATTCTGCAGCCTTCGGATCCGGATATCTGTTTACACCGGACAAAGCCTCTTCTTCTGCCCGAAGGACCTTTTCTGACGGAGGGTAGGGGTTTTCGTTGCTTCCGAGAAGAGCAACTTCACAGAACCCGTATTCCTTTGCGATATCCGCAGGGGATTTTGCAAAGACGTAGCCTGATTTGATGAACTCAGATCTGACCCGCGGCTTCATTGATCACTCCGACTGCGTAGTTGATTTCTTCGGCCGAGATTGTCAGAGGCGGGACGATTCTTATGTTGCCTTCACCGGCAACATTGATAAGAACGCCCTTTTCCATACAGAGTTCGGCAAGTTTGGGAGCGGCTTCGCCGAGCGTGAACCCAACCATCAGGCCCCTTACCCGCGAGTTGAATGCGGCAAGACCTTTTCTGAAAAGTTCGCCTTTTGCTGCAATTCC
The sequence above is a segment of the uncultured Methanocorpusculum sp. genome. Coding sequences within it:
- a CDS encoding histidinol-phosphate transaminase; the encoded protein is MKPRVRSEFIKSGYVFAKSPADIAKEYGFCEVALLGSNENPYPPSEKVLRAEEEALSGVNRYPDPKAAEYHAALRANICDAPVVTSGLGMDGVIETAIRTLVAPGEKVVISTPTFSMYGLAAKAASAEVVNVPRKSDFTVDLDMFVREAKDAKISFLCTPNNPTGTVTPIEDIEYILDRIDGVLFLDCAYVEFSDVNYLPLLSRDNIIIGRTMSKVYGLAGLRIGYAFVPAWFEGPYNVAATPFTLNRVSAAAASEAVSDHVYKDNFIAHVRKWREEFIKEIPFPISPSGANFVLINVAPQLGDDVMEALAKQGVLVRSCASFPGLGDTFIRVSVGADWENERFLAAVKKL